From Woronichinia naegeliana WA131, the proteins below share one genomic window:
- the gmhA gene encoding D-sedoheptulose 7-phosphate isomerase: MSEWIQTRLQCLENAFNPFYCHAITEVTEIITQQFKKGKKLLICGNGGSAADAQHVAAEFVGRFQFNRQALPAIALSTNASILTAVSNDYSFDIVFSRQVEALGQPGDILWGLSTSGKSSNVLHALKRAKDMDLITIGMAGHNGGLFQEFVDYPLFVAEKNTPYIQEIHLITYHQICEQVEAQLFAKSQTREAQLVV, translated from the coding sequence ATGTCTGAGTGGATTCAAACGCGGCTACAATGCCTAGAAAATGCTTTCAACCCCTTTTACTGTCATGCGATCACCGAAGTAACGGAGATCATTACCCAACAATTTAAGAAGGGCAAAAAATTATTGATCTGTGGAAATGGTGGTTCGGCAGCCGATGCTCAACACGTTGCGGCGGAATTTGTGGGTCGTTTCCAATTCAACCGTCAGGCATTACCCGCGATCGCCCTTTCAACCAATGCCTCTATCTTAACGGCAGTGAGCAATGACTATAGTTTTGATATTGTCTTTTCTCGACAGGTAGAAGCCCTCGGTCAACCTGGGGATATTCTCTGGGGTCTATCCACCTCTGGCAAATCCTCTAATGTTCTTCACGCACTCAAACGAGCTAAAGATATGGACTTAATTACCATTGGCATGGCAGGCCATAACGGTGGTTTATTCCAGGAATTTGTCGATTATCCTCTCTTTGTCGCTGAAAAAAATACTCCCTATATTCAAGAAATTCATCTCATTACCTATCATCAGATCTGTGAACAGGTAGAAGCCCAACTCTTTGCCA